One Calditrichota bacterium genomic window, CTTCTGGTATGGCCGTTACAGCATTTTTTATTTAAGAAAAATTTTAAATTACGATACGCGCTTTTGGCTTTAGTTTTGCTTCGATTGTTTTTGCCAACTGAGATTATTCCCGGATTTAACTCACTTGGCTGGCTTTTATCATCTTTTGAAGTAGAACCAAATATGACCGGTTTCTCTATTGAGGAGCCGGCAATGTTAACAGGAGATAGTGGTTCAATTGTCCGGGAAAACCTTAGTTCAAATTCGGGATATAATCTAAAAACTATTTTTGTTACGAGTTGGTTTGTAGGCTCGGGTCTTTTTTTTATAATATTTTGCCTGCTTAGATTAAGGTATAAAAAATATATTTCCGGGGCTGAGATAAACTCTAAACATACAATTCTTTCTTACCAGAAAAATTGGAAAAGATATTTCAATATTTCACGTTCTGTTAAAATTCGTCTTACCAATAAAACTACAATTCCATTTACGATTGGTGTTTTCCGACCTCAAATAATTATTCCTGAAAGCATTTTTAAAAATGGCCCATCGGTTCAATTGGAATCTGTAATTGCACATGAAATGGCGCACATTAAAAGATGGGATGACCTGCATATTATAATTTTAGCATTCATACAGGCTGTTTATTTTTTCAATCCACTCGTGTGGTTTTTAGTAAAAGAACTTAATCAGTTACGCGAATTGGAATGTGACCGTCTGGTATTGCAAAAAGGGAACATATCGCACCAAAAGTATGGACTATCTTTATTAAAAACAGTAAGTAAACAACCAAATGCAGTGTTGTTGTTTATCCTTGCAATGTCCGATAAAAAATCAAAAATAAAAACCCGTTTAACTGCAATAAAAGGAGATTTGTTAATGAATAAGAAACTAAACTTTACCAGCTATTTTGTACTTTTTGTAATTACAGCAATTTCAATATCAATGAGTAATCCACAGGAAAAGCCAATCCACGAAAAAGTTACTGTAGAAAAATTTGCCAGCTCGATAATGGTAAAACCTTTAGATTTTCAATCACCTTTGAAAAATTTTAAAATTACGTCAAACTATGGAGAGCAACGTCATCCAATCACAAAAAAAGAAAGACACCATGATGGGATTGATTTGAAAGCACCTGCAAAAACTGAAATCTTTGCTGCTGAAGAAGGCCAGGTTGTAGAGGCAGGGCGTCGCGGGGCATATGGAAAAAGAGTTTCTATTTTGCACAAGGATGGATTAAAAACCATGTATGCTCATTTAAATAAATATTTTGTTAAAAAAGGTCAAATAGTCAAAAAAGGGGATGTGATTGGTTTGGTTGGTAACACAGGTGTGTCCACGGGGCCTCATTTGCATTTCGAAATTCGTGAAGATGGAAAACCGGTAAATCCAAAAGATTATATTAAATTCTGAAAAATTAAAATGCCGTCATTTTTTTTGTTTCAAAATCCATTTTCTTAAAACTCAAGGTTAATTGGATTCCGAAATAAATTCGGAATGAAATCTTTAAAATAGATTCCATCCCATGCGGGATGGAATCTGTATAATAAAATTTTACATCACTTTGTTTAAATGCTTCTCTAAGGTTTTCTTTAAATTTTCCCCTCGTAATTCACTTCCTGTAGCAATAATAATACCCTCGCTGTTTACAAGAATAGGCTTAGGAATTCCTATAACTTCAAATCTTTTGCTTAATTCGTTTTCAAAACCTTTTTCTACAAAAGTATGCAACCAAGGCATTGGCCAGGTACCTTTTCTGTATTTATCAACTGTTGTAAGTTTTGGGTCAAATGAAAGACTGAGGATTTCAAACTTATCGCTTTTAAACTCCTTATATACTGCATGAAGATTTGGCATTTCTACGCGGCATGGACTACACCAAACAGCCCAGAAATCAATCAAATAATATTTCCCAAGCATAGACTCTCTGGAAACCCGTTCTTCACTATGGATAAGCTGCACATCAAAATCTGGTACTTGTTTGCCCTTCATAATGGCTTTACTCGGATCAAGCTCACCAAGATACCAACGTAATTCGCCTTTAAGTTCGGGATAGCCTTGAACCAGTTTATCATAAACATTTGCCATCAATTTCAAATTGTCATTTTCTTTTGCTTCCATACCTTGTTTAACCAAAATTCTTGCCTGAACACTTTTAGAAGGAATTTTGTTAAAACTTTCTGCAATCATTTTATTGGCTTTTTCTTTGCCATACGCTTCACTATAAATATTTGTTAAAGAGTTAGAATTAAGACTCCAAAGAGGATCCGTAATTGACAATAGTTCAACTGCAATTTTGGGGTCAGCATCTTTATATTTGGCGTTGATAATTTTAACATATTTTGTAGCGCTATAGCGTGCGATAAGTTTATTATCCTGGTTCATTTGTTTTTCCAGATAAACGGCTAATGGGGCAAAATCAAACTTAAAACCATCAAGACTTTTGTGCTTGGAATTATATGTTCTGCGTGCACTGTAATACTTATCCAACCCGGCATTTGCTTTTTTATCGATTGCAGCAATCTGGTTCAATTCATCATTGTTTTTATAAACAACTTTTGGAACGTCTTTTGAGTTAGAGCGGAAAACTTTTGCAGGATCAAAAACGATTGTGGCTGAACCATTTACTGTTTTTACAATAGATTTATAGTCGCCACCACCGTCATATTCAAATAAATTATTCATGTTGCCATTTACACTGTGGCCATCGTTATCCACATCAATAAGTTGATACGCCACTTTTTCTGCATCACTTTTAAGGCTGTAAATAAAAGTCCCGTCATCCGTTTTTTTCATATCCTCAGCACTTCGGAAACTGAATTTGTTCCAATCCCCAATTATTTTTACATCTTCAAATGTTTTTTTGTAATTATTGGCTTTAAGCTGGATAGTCACATCAACTGTAATTTCTTTTTCATCAGTTACAAGGGGTACTGTTAAGGCTTTATGATCTACTGCAGTCAGATAAAGCATATAATATTTTCCACTTTCAACCTGTAGTGAAAAATTACCGGATTTATCAGCATGTGTGCTTTTAAGTGGTTTACTGGTACTTCCGCCAAACTCAACGATATGAGCATCGGCAAATTTTGGTGCTTTACCTTCGGCATTTTTTATCTGGCCGTTTATTGTAATTCCGGCAAAGCTAAATTGCAGTAAAGCTGCAAATATTAGGATAATTTTGAACATGTTCCTCTCCATTTATAGGTGTAATTATTTAACAGTGAAATATACGATATGAAAAGCTGATTGCCAAACTCTGAATGCTCTTTTAAACAATAAAAAAAGACTCCCGGATAGGAACCAATAGGCCTTCTGAGAGTCTTTTGAAAATCCGGTGAATTTTGGGTTGGGGGAAAAACTTTGAGCCGTTCACCGGATACTTGTAGTACCATATTTATCGGTTTTATTTTCATTAAATTGAGAACAGATATTGAAATTTCATAAAAAATTGTCGTGATGTTGTTGTCCAGTTTGGAGAGGCCAAAAATGAGCTATTATTATAATTTACTTTGTCTGCACTCATTCCTAAATAAAATATGGTAAATGGATTAACTTTATAACTCAACAAGGGCTCAATATCCAGAACATCGTTAAACTGGTTATATTGCAAAACCATTCGCAGAAATAGTTCACGCGTAAATTGATAGTTTGCCCGAACTCTATAAATGGATCCTGCAAAAGAAAATTTTTCATCTGTCTTGCGGATCAATTCTGCATAAGTGTATTCCGGCTGGATGATAAAATTGTCAAGTGGTTTAATAGTACCCCAGGCCTCAAATACCTGTGTTCCATGACCCTTAACCAGGTTACTTCTATCGATATAATTACCTCTTCTAACAAAAAAGCCAAGAGACACCATTTCAGAAAAGCGGGAATTTGTCCAGAAATAGACTCTGTTAATCGCATTAAATTCCTTTTTAGAAAAACGCTCATTGTTAATCTGCCAACCAAACTCGACGTTTGTCTGACCTTCGAGGTTCATAAATATTGCCGGCGCAATCCATTCATCTTTAACAGTTCCGGTATAATTCCAGTGGCGGGCTGTATTAATCCTTGGCTGAATCCTTTTAAAAACGGGATTGTCATCAAAATAAAAAGTATATCCTGTTTGCAAAGATACAAGACGATTATTATTTTGAGTAACCAAACCATTCCCCGTTCGAAAAGTGGGAGAAGTTTGCCTGAAATCTACATCAAAGCGCCAATGCCGCCCATCTCTTTCTACACTGGCATAAATTGAATTTCCATTGATCGTTTCACCGTCAAACCCGGCATTATGTTTTCCGTTTGAGAAAGTAATATCATTAAAAGATGATGTTAAAGATGTATCATTTGGTTCTTTATTTGTGCTGCCAACAGCCTGGAACTCAATTTGATAATTACTAAAAAAGCGATAGAGTGCATCTATACTATAGTTTGTAACCGAGCCTCCTTCGTCTAACCGCCGATCAGAAATCAATGCACCAATAAAATTATTTTCACCATATTCTTGTTTAAATCTTAAAATATTTGAAACACTTTTTTCCATTGCCACAAAACGGCTTCTTTCTTCGAATGGCAGAAAAACCGGGGTTTTTTCATCAGCCGCTCCCAGATAGGCCAAAGTAGTTTTATCCCAACGTCCGATAATTTTTGCAGCAACTATCGGATTGTTGATGGAGCGCGTGTAAACAATCCGTTGCCAACTTTGGAATAAATCAGAACCCTCCTGAAAAAATGGTCGTCTTTCCGGGAACGAAAGTGCAAATGTATTATTTACATCAATTTGCGAAGCGTCCGATTCTACCTGGCTGAAATCTGGATTCACACTTCCTTCCACAGTTAAGCTGGGTGTGGCCGCCCATTTAAAACTTAAACCTACTTCCCCTTTTAAGTCTTTATTTTTAAATGCTGATCCGGGATTGTCAAAATTTGACAACTGTCCGCTTTGATTGGCAATAACTGCCGGTAACAGCTCAAAAGAACTTGCCGGCACAATATTTTCAACGCCTTTTACTTCACCATATTGGCATAAAAAACAAGGATCATCGCGATCGATTTTTGTCCAGGAATAATTGTAGCGGTTTTCACGTGGGTGGTTACGCCAAAAATTTATACGCCAGTTTTGGACATCATTATCAGGGAAGCGCATACTGCTGAAAGGAATTGCCATTTCAACCTGAAAGCCTTTATCTGTTATCTTTCCTGCTGAAGAAAAAATCATATCAAACCGGTCATCCTCACCACCGGATTCTGAAAAACGTGTATCACCTTGTACGCCAAAAGCATTTGAAAAAACAAAATAAGCCCAGTTTGAATTTCCATAAGTATCAATCAGGACGCCAACATAATCATCATTCCATATTTCATCACGGTCGCGTAAAGAAGCACGTACTTTATCCGGATCATCTTCACAAATAAAAGCCACATATAAAAACTCCTGATCATAAGCAATCCGGACTTTTGTGCCGACCTGAGGTTTTACCATGTCTCCGGGTTGGGTTTCAACAAAGTTTTCTGCAATAGCAGCTTCTGTCCAAAGGCTTTCATCCAGCTCGCCGTCAATTTCCATTTGATCTGTTAAAAATGGTATTTTCAATTCCGGGTTAATATTTGGTGTAAAAGTTTGAAGGTCAGGCGTTTCTCCGGCCATCATGGGTAAAGAATTTAAAATAAAAAAAGTAAAAGATAAGATTAGTATCTTTTTATGCATAATATCTCCCGGAAAACTAGTTTTTGAGGAATGATAAAATAATTACGCGGTCAATAATAAAAATGTTACAATGAAATTTAAAATGGCCGCTTCTTTGCCGATTAGAGATATGCCCGATTTATTTCTTAAAAATCTAAAATTGTATATATTAAACCGTCTTTTACATTCATGAAGGAGGAAAAATGCGTTTGATTTCTTTTGTCTTATTAATCCTGTTCTCAATATCCTTATATGCAGGCGAAACTAAAACACCTATGCCACAACCGGAAGAACAGTCCGGCGGTTTTGATATTACAATGGGGCTTTCGGCTGGCGCTGCTGTTTTGGATGGTGAAGTGTATAATCAGATTGGTATTCGTCCTTTAATAACAATGGGTAAGCTTGGAATCGCTCTTGATTTAAGCCTCTATCTTGATGCTGATGGAAATATTCGCAAAGAAAATTGGGATGAAGCCAGCGACTTTTTTGAAAAGTTATATTTTGTGCGTTGGGCCAGACCGGGTGATCCGTTTTATGTAAAGGCAGGGGCCATAGACAACTATACACTAGGATATGGTTTGCTGATGAACCATTATTCTAACGCTATTGAATACCCAAGTGTGATCCGCACTGGGATGGAAATTGGACTTCAGGGCGACCGTCTTGGTTTTCAGGGTATGGTAAATAATTTTTCTGAAACATTTGATGGCGGCGGTGTTGTAGCCGGGCGATTAAGTTTTAAAGTGATTGGTGATTTGGAACTTGGCGTTAGTGCAGTGGCCGATATTAATCAATTTAAAGGTTTAAAAGACCGCGATGGTGACGGCGTGCCGGATTTTGTTGATGACTTTCCAAATAAGAAAAAATACAGTATTGATACAGATGGTGATGGTGTTCCTGATGGAATTGATCCGGACCAGGATGGTGATGGTTATACCGATAATTCTCAGGATCCGCTTATTGCCAATAACGATCCTGATGGTGTCGAATTAAAAGGTGATCCTTTAAACATCAAAAATGCAAAGGACAAAGATCAATTGGCATTTGCCGCTGATATTGCTTATCCGGTTGTAAAGCAAAAATACTTAAACTTAACAGTCTATTCTCAATTTGCTCAATTTATGAATGATGGCGGTTGGGGAGCCAGTGCACCTGGTGTTCGTGCAAAGTTTGCTTTTATTAATGCTTTTGCTGAGTATCGCATTTTTGATGAAAAATTTCTCCCTGAATACTTTAATACAACTTACGAGCTGGAGCGTGTAACTCAGTTTGGCGATAGCGTTTTAACCAAGCGTCAAAAACTGCAATTAATAAATGAGAAACTCCAAGGCTATGTTATTGGTGCAGATTTTAATATTGCGGATTTTATTGTATTTGGCGCCGAATATCAGAATATGTCTAAAAATAAAGTGGAATTAAAAACCTTTCGTGCCAACCTGGATTTAAATTCAGATTTGATTCCAAAAATTAAAACTGCCGGTGCATACTTTTACCAAAACAATACTGGCCTGAAAAAACTATTTGATAAAACCGAAGGCACAATAATCGGTTACAAATTTGGTTACGATATTGGTGGTGGTGCAGCACTCGTTTTTGATTTCCGTCAGACATTCCGCGATAAAGATGGCAATGGAATTATTAAAGGCAGTGATGAAACAATCAAAAGTACATTGATCCAAACAGTTTTTACTTTCTAAAAATTAAAAATAATGCGGAGATTATCTCCGCATTTTCTTTCTTTTATCTCCACTTTTTTATCATCTTTAAAACAGTTAAGCCGAAACTCAATTCAGCTAAAATAGTATCCTTTCTGCACACTAAATATTTTTTTTAAGAATTGATCACCGACAAAGCCATTGCCGATGTTATTAAATTAAGTTTTCCGGCGTTGGCACAAATTTTGACATTATAAAATATCTTTAACCAAAGAAACAGGAGGAATCATGCAACGTTCTATTTTTTCATTTTTTCTAATAATAATCTGGATGGGTTTCTACTCATGCAGCGAAACCAGCACCACAGACGACAAAGTAGAATTAGAAGTATCAGAAGAGGTTCAGGACCAAGTAGCGTTTGGATACCAGGTAAACCAAATTGCAGGCACGGGTGATGAAATTGGTAGCCTGACAAATCCCCAGGAAGTTGATGAAGTCGAAGTTGATTTTCCAACCGGGGCTGTAACATTTTTAAAAGAGAGAGCTAATAATTTAACAAGAGAAGCCAAAGCTAAATTTGCCAAAATGCCAAAACTGTTTAAAACCAATGGTGAAACTTTAATTGGAAGTTTTGGTGATACAATAGGAACAAAAATTATTATTGCAAGCCTGTTTTTTGACGCTGACTCAGGGTTTTCCCGTTATCAGGTTGTTACAACCGATTCTGATCCGGACAAACGTGTGCAATATGACTCAACATCTATTATAATTGATATTAATGAACTAAATATTGAAATAGATGACCGTTTTAAAAGTTTATATAATTTAAGAAGATTTGCCCCTGTTTTTATTGTACAATCGATTGCTTCAGAAATGGTTGCAACAGATTGGGATGTAGAGGGTGAAGTAACAGGGTTTACAGCAACCACTACTTCAGAGTACAATGAAAACCGCAATCTTCAAAAGGTTATATCAGAAATTACTTTGCACCCGGATGGCAGTGGCGATATCCAGGAAACCTATTATTTTAAAGATGGCGAGACAAAAGTTAATTCCGTTTCATTTAACAATAATGGAACAGGAACGTTTTCCCGGACCTTTAAAAATGGAACAACGATAACCGGCTCTTTCGATAACGTGGAAGATGATGGCGAAGGTTCCTATGAAGCAACAACAACATTTCCATCAGGATTTTACCTGGCCAGCATTTTTAAATCCGCAAGTGTGCTTTTTGATTTTATAGATGAGAAAATGACCAGTGATTATAAGGAAGTTATTACATTCAGCGATGGTGTTGTTGATTCAGCCAGCATGCATCTTGAAGTAAGCAAAGAAGATGATTATCTGGTAACAGAAATGGATGTTACCCGCCGGAATGGCGCAACAGGCCGTTTGGTTGCGATGGAGGGTTTTGATATTACGACATTGGATGGAACATGGACTACAGCAGATAATTATTACATAACAGTTTCAGCTGAATATTACGCTGATGGCAGTGCCTGGTTAAAATACGATGTCTATTTGAATAAAACACGATACGACGCTGGAGCTGATCCGATCGCTACAGGAGAATATAATTTTACTCCAGATGGCAGCGGTTCCGGAACTTTGACTCATAATGGCGAAGTTTATGAAGTAGACCTGCAGGATGGAATTGGCGAAATCAGCCTCAATGGAGCAAAAAGAACAATCAACCTTTACAGGTAATTGTTATGGTGTCATTCCTGAATGTATTAAGCAGGAATCTGATACAATGAATTAGATTTGATTCGATTTAAAGGATCATGCATTAATAAATCTTGCATGGTCCTTTTTTGTTTTTAGATTGGTTCATTTTATGAGGAGCATTCGACGTGTTTCTACATACTTGTTTTCGTAGATAAGCTTATAAAAATAAATTCCGCTTGAAACAGAATTAGCTAAATCATCTTCTCCATTCCATATAAAGTTATGCAAACCTTGCTGTTTAAAACCACTATAAAGTGATTTTACCTTTTGGCCATTAATATTAAAAATGGATATTTCCACCGTTCCGGATTTTGATAATTCAAATGAAATTTTAGTGCTGGGATTAAATGGGTTGGGTTTGTTTTGATGCAATCTGAAAAATTTGGGAAGAGTTTCAATATTTTTTTCCAGACCGGTGGCAATGGGCTCAAACTTGTATATCCAGCCATCAAATGCACAAATATACAATTCATTATTTTGATCTACCCCAAAAGCTGAAATAAATTTATCACTGTTTAAAAGAAGTTCGTTTTGTGCCCCGTTTAAACTGTCATATTGCAACGCCCATATCTCTCCTGTAAGAAAATCGGCGTATATATATTTGCCATACAATTCTGGGTTTTTTGTACCGCGATAAACATAGCCACCGCTTACTGATCTATCGCCACCATTGTGTGGATATTCCCATATGGGCATAGTTAAACCCGAATCAATGCAAGAAGCAGATCCATAACAATGAAAACCTTCCATTGTATTCCAGCCATAGTTTTTCCCGGACTCGATCAGGTCAATTTCTTCATATGCATTTTGACCTACATCTGCGCACCACAATAGATTTGTTTCAATATCAAAGCTAAACCGCCAGGGATTTCTTAAACCATAAGCATAAATTTCCTCACGCCAGCTACTGTCATTTCCAACAAATGGATTATCTGCCGGAATTGTATAATTATTGCCCTGGCTGCTGCTATCTACATCAATGCGCAAAATACTGCCAAGAAGGGTTTTTCTGTTTTGGCCGTGTCCTTTTGGGTCACCACCACTGCCGCCATCACCTAAAGCAATATATAGATACCCATCCGGTCCAAAAGCAATTTGTCCACCGTTGTGATTACGATAAGGCTGTTCAATTTCCATAATGATTTTTTTTGTGGATTGATCAGCGCTGTCTGGATTTTGGGGACTTACAGAATAACGTGCAACGATAGACTTGGGTGCGCCTTTTGCACTGTAATAAACGAAAAAATGCCCGCTCTTTTTATAATTAGGATGAAAGGCCAGACCAAGCAAACCTTCTTCATTTCCCACCCTGCTAATTGAATCTGAAATATTGAAAAAAATTTCGCTGGAAATAACAGACGAATCATTTGGAAAAACATGAATATATCCTTGCTGATCTGCTACAAAAATCCTATCAGAATTATCCGGTGCATATTGCAGATCAATAGGTCGGTTAAAAAATATTTCAGGAAATGCTTTTTCAATTTTGAGTTGTCCATTCACAGCTGTTAATGAAAGGATTAAAAAGATAAGGAGAAATTGTTTGATCATATTTGCCCGATTGAATTTTTAGTTTTCCTTGATTTTTTTCGCTTTTGGAGTAGCAGAGTCTAAATTTACTTTATATACAAACTGATTGAGGAATGTAATGAGAAGACTATCCTTATTATTCCAAGTGACAAGAATATTATCCTTTTTTATAAGATAGATTTCATTGGATACATCCAACTGTAATGATAATGAGTTTTGATTTTTTTCTATTACTTTTACCGGAAAAGATTTTGGAAAATCCCGAATCGAATCATTTTGACTTAGCATAATACGGATGTCATTTTTATTTATTTTAAACGAATAATTTTTAAGGGCGCTTTCTTTACTCACAGAAGAAACTAACCCTTTTTGTTTTGCTAATGGTGCGCTGCTTCTCATTCCGGAAGAACCCGAAGCATACCCGCCGGCTGCATTTAAAGTATTATCTAGGTCTGCGCTTTCGAGTTTGTTGGCCGATATTTCACTACCGGCAATGTCAGCTGATTCACCAAGGGTAATTTGCTCTGCAGGTAACTTTTTTAATTTTGCAATTTGCGGATTAGCTGTTTCTGTTTCACCAATTGCATCATCTTCAGACTCGACCATTAAATCCTGCAAAGATTTTCTCTGTCTTTTTGGTTCTTCTAATTTTGATAACTCGTTTGCCTCACTTTTTTTTATTTTTTTTCGCGACTCCTGAACAGGTTTATCTTTTGCCCCGCCGACTCTTTGCGCAATTAATTCATCGCCTTCTTCTTCACTCATTTGCTCTTCATAAACGGCTGGCGTTGTTTTCTCAGCAATTAATTCTTCAGGTTTGTCAAAAAGCTGGAAATAAATGACGGATGGAAGTAGAACAAAAATAAACAGAACAGCAGCAGCTTTATAAATTATGGACCAATCTGCTTTTGGTGAACGGATTTCTTCAACCTGACGTTCAATTTCCCGCCTCATTGAATCTGTTCCGGTTTCACGCAATCCTTCAATCAGGTCGAGGGTTTCCTGCAACTCTTTTTGAGCTTGTTTGTTCTCTTTGAGGAAAGCTTCATAAGCAGTTTTTTCTTTGCTTGTTAGTTTTCCCAAGACATACTTTTCATGTATATCGTTTTTATGTATGTAATCAAGATTCATAATACCTGTCATCTTCCCATTTATTTGGGTTGTATCGGATATAATCTTTTATTTTCAGATATGATTTTTCATTTCTGATTATGTGATCATAAAACCGTGATTGCCATTGAAAGCTTCGGTTGATGGTTTTTTTGATTTCAAATGTACATCTGCCTTTATACCATCGAATAATTTTTGATATGGAATGTTTTGAAATCATCGGATTTTTTTCGCCTGTTATTCCACCCTGTTTTGTAGAGACGCGATTAATCGCGTCTCTACCATGAACTGATTTGTTATCATTGAATTGATTAATCGCGTCTCTACCATGAACCGATTTGTTATTGTCGTTTTGATTTATTACATCCAGTCTTTCATTGGATTCCTTTTCACTTTTTGTAATTAAAATTATTCCATGAATGTGATTAGGCATAATTACAAATTCATCTAAAATGACACTGTCAAATTGATCTTTAATTTTAAGCCAATTGTTTAAAGCAATGGTTCCTTGATCATTCAAATGCATTTTGGCATTAATAACCTGGCCGAAAAAATTAAGATGCTTAAATGTACAGATGGTAATAAAATATAATCCGGGATTTGAATAGTCCCAATATTTTAACCTGGTTGTATCAGTTCTGTATGTATTTTTGTATAAATCCATATTTTTATTTGTAGAGACGCGATTAATCGCAGTCTCTACGTTATATATTAATGGTGATAATACATTTTTGAATTAATTGTGTCTCACTATCAAAACCAGGAAGACTATTTAAAGATTCTCATTTCTTTTCAATAGATTTTATCAAGACTTCCAATGCTTTTTTGCATTGATACTTTTTGGCTTTGGCCACGTTACTGTTGGCAAAATTTAAAATCTCAGCAATTTCGTTCATACTGCGTTCTTCAAAATAAAACAACAACA contains:
- a CDS encoding carbohydrate binding family 9 domain-containing protein codes for the protein MHKKILILSFTFFILNSLPMMAGETPDLQTFTPNINPELKIPFLTDQMEIDGELDESLWTEAAIAENFVETQPGDMVKPQVGTKVRIAYDQEFLYVAFICEDDPDKVRASLRDRDEIWNDDYVGVLIDTYGNSNWAYFVFSNAFGVQGDTRFSESGGEDDRFDMIFSSAGKITDKGFQVEMAIPFSSMRFPDNDVQNWRINFWRNHPRENRYNYSWTKIDRDDPCFLCQYGEVKGVENIVPASSFELLPAVIANQSGQLSNFDNPGSAFKNKDLKGEVGLSFKWAATPSLTVEGSVNPDFSQVESDASQIDVNNTFALSFPERRPFFQEGSDLFQSWQRIVYTRSINNPIVAAKIIGRWDKTTLAYLGAADEKTPVFLPFEERSRFVAMEKSVSNILRFKQEYGENNFIGALISDRRLDEGGSVTNYSIDALYRFFSNYQIEFQAVGSTNKEPNDTSLTSSFNDITFSNGKHNAGFDGETINGNSIYASVERDGRHWRFDVDFRQTSPTFRTGNGLVTQNNNRLVSLQTGYTFYFDDNPVFKRIQPRINTARHWNYTGTVKDEWIAPAIFMNLEGQTNVEFGWQINNERFSKKEFNAINRVYFWTNSRFSEMVSLGFFVRRGNYIDRSNLVKGHGTQVFEAWGTIKPLDNFIIQPEYTYAELIRKTDEKFSFAGSIYRVRANYQFTRELFLRMVLQYNQFNDVLDIEPLLSYKVNPFTIFYLGMSADKVNYNNSSFLASPNWTTTSRQFFMKFQYLFSI
- a CDS encoding peptidoglycan DD-metalloendopeptidase family protein, whose product is MITVLDNSIISFLFINSIFSLIIFLLVWPLQHFLFKKNFKLRYALLALVLLRLFLPTEIIPGFNSLGWLLSSFEVEPNMTGFSIEEPAMLTGDSGSIVRENLSSNSGYNLKTIFVTSWFVGSGLFFIIFCLLRLRYKKYISGAEINSKHTILSYQKNWKRYFNISRSVKIRLTNKTTIPFTIGVFRPQIIIPESIFKNGPSVQLESVIAHEMAHIKRWDDLHIIILAFIQAVYFFNPLVWFLVKELNQLRELECDRLVLQKGNISHQKYGLSLLKTVSKQPNAVLLFILAMSDKKSKIKTRLTAIKGDLLMNKKLNFTSYFVLFVITAISISMSNPQEKPIHEKVTVEKFASSIMVKPLDFQSPLKNFKITSNYGEQRHPITKKERHHDGIDLKAPAKTEIFAAEEGQVVEAGRRGAYGKRVSILHKDGLKTMYAHLNKYFVKKGQIVKKGDVIGLVGNTGVSTGPHLHFEIREDGKPVNPKDYIKF
- a CDS encoding T9SS type A sorting domain-containing protein — its product is MIKQFLLIFLILSLTAVNGQLKIEKAFPEIFFNRPIDLQYAPDNSDRIFVADQQGYIHVFPNDSSVISSEIFFNISDSISRVGNEEGLLGLAFHPNYKKSGHFFVYYSAKGAPKSIVARYSVSPQNPDSADQSTKKIIMEIEQPYRNHNGGQIAFGPDGYLYIALGDGGSGGDPKGHGQNRKTLLGSILRIDVDSSSQGNNYTIPADNPFVGNDSSWREEIYAYGLRNPWRFSFDIETNLLWCADVGQNAYEEIDLIESGKNYGWNTMEGFHCYGSASCIDSGLTMPIWEYPHNGGDRSVSGGYVYRGTKNPELYGKYIYADFLTGEIWALQYDSLNGAQNELLLNSDKFISAFGVDQNNELYICAFDGWIYKFEPIATGLEKNIETLPKFFRLHQNKPNPFNPSTKISFELSKSGTVEISIFNINGQKVKSLYSGFKQQGLHNFIWNGEDDLANSVSSGIYFYKLIYENKYVETRRMLLIK
- a CDS encoding TlpA family protein disulfide reductase, which gives rise to MFKIILIFAALLQFSFAGITINGQIKNAEGKAPKFADAHIVEFGGSTSKPLKSTHADKSGNFSLQVESGKYYMLYLTAVDHKALTVPLVTDEKEITVDVTIQLKANNYKKTFEDVKIIGDWNKFSFRSAEDMKKTDDGTFIYSLKSDAEKVAYQLIDVDNDGHSVNGNMNNLFEYDGGGDYKSIVKTVNGSATIVFDPAKVFRSNSKDVPKVVYKNNDELNQIAAIDKKANAGLDKYYSARRTYNSKHKSLDGFKFDFAPLAVYLEKQMNQDNKLIARYSATKYVKIINAKYKDADPKIAVELLSITDPLWSLNSNSLTNIYSEAYGKEKANKMIAESFNKIPSKSVQARILVKQGMEAKENDNLKLMANVYDKLVQGYPELKGELRWYLGELDPSKAIMKGKQVPDFDVQLIHSEERVSRESMLGKYYLIDFWAVWCSPCRVEMPNLHAVYKEFKSDKFEILSLSFDPKLTTVDKYRKGTWPMPWLHTFVEKGFENELSKRFEVIGIPKPILVNSEGIIIATGSELRGENLKKTLEKHLNKVM